One genomic window of Thalassolituus hydrocarboniclasticus includes the following:
- a CDS encoding HlyD family secretion protein: MSKQQKISILVVALLLAGGYWWWWHQGREDTDNAYVKADIVPVMSRIPGTVTATPAPANRLVAEGDVLLQLDPALYQAKLAEAEAVQAEAEARLVHLADRENAQQSQIVAARASVAAADAEWRRTVQQADRLLQLMGKQYVSQDDLDAAELNKAAAQARLNQAKAQLAAQQANLVTLSGEKPQLAADVAKAAAAVQRAQLELDYTTIRAPRAGVVTSRQVQVGQSVEPGVRLLSLVTEPIWVYANFKETQVAAMAVGQAVDIHVDALGGKVLKGHIDSFFAATGSEFALLPPQNATGNFTKVIQRLPVKILFDDDQDLSAVRPGMSLEVTVFTE, encoded by the coding sequence ATGTCCAAACAACAGAAAATCAGCATTCTGGTCGTAGCTTTGTTGCTGGCCGGTGGTTATTGGTGGTGGTGGCATCAGGGCCGTGAAGATACCGATAATGCTTATGTGAAGGCCGATATTGTGCCGGTTATGAGCCGTATTCCGGGGACGGTAACAGCGACCCCCGCACCGGCCAACCGTCTGGTAGCCGAAGGTGATGTGCTGTTGCAGCTGGACCCGGCGTTGTATCAGGCGAAACTGGCTGAGGCTGAGGCGGTGCAGGCCGAGGCAGAAGCGCGTCTGGTGCATCTGGCCGACCGTGAAAACGCCCAGCAGTCACAGATTGTCGCCGCCCGTGCCAGCGTGGCTGCCGCCGATGCCGAATGGCGCCGTACGGTGCAGCAGGCTGATCGTTTGTTGCAGTTAATGGGCAAACAATATGTGTCGCAGGATGATTTGGATGCCGCAGAGCTGAACAAAGCCGCCGCGCAGGCACGATTAAATCAGGCCAAGGCTCAGCTGGCGGCACAGCAGGCCAATCTGGTGACACTGAGTGGTGAGAAGCCACAGCTGGCTGCTGATGTGGCCAAGGCTGCGGCGGCGGTACAGCGCGCGCAGCTGGAGCTGGACTACACCACTATACGTGCGCCGCGTGCGGGGGTTGTAACCAGCCGTCAGGTGCAGGTGGGGCAGAGTGTTGAGCCGGGTGTGCGCCTCCTCAGTCTGGTGACTGAACCGATCTGGGTTTACGCCAATTTTAAAGAAACCCAGGTTGCCGCTATGGCGGTGGGTCAGGCCGTTGATATTCACGTGGATGCGTTGGGTGGCAAAGTACTGAAAGGCCATATCGACAGCTTCTTTGCCGCCACCGGCTCTGAATTTGCGTTGCTGCCGCCACAAAATGCCACCGGCAATTTCACCAAGGTGATTCAGCGTTTACCGGTAAAAATTCTGTTTGATGACGATCAGGATCTGAGCGCGGTACGTCCGGGCATGTCGCTGGAAGTGACGGTTTTTACTGAATGA